A single region of the Gasterosteus aculeatus chromosome 1, fGasAcu3.hap1.1, whole genome shotgun sequence genome encodes:
- the LOC120835462 gene encoding protein NipSnap homolog 2, with protein sequence MATRVLHRVSGGLGRAASSGARPAGRLVVWSRGFTTSVSRSGKDSWFKSLFVRKVDPRKDAHATLLTKNEESNLYKIQFHNVKPECLDAYNKLCEEVLPSIHADKYYPCELVGTWNTWYGEQDQAVHLWRYRGGYPALTEVMNKLKQNQEFTAYRKERGKMLMSRRNQLLLEFSFWNEPVPREGPNIYELRSYQLRPGTMIEWGNYWARAIRFRQHNSEAVGGFFSQIGNLYMVHHLWAYKDLQSREDTRNGAWQQEGWDEVVYYTVPLIQHMDSRIMIPTKASPLK encoded by the exons ATGGCGACCAGAGTCCTTCACAGGGTGAGCGGTGGCCTGGGACGGGCTGCGAGCAGCGGGGCCCGGCCGGCCGGACGCCTCGTCGTGTGGAGCAG aggatTCACCACCTCCGTCAGCAGAAGCGGGAAGGACAGCTGGTTTAAGTCGCTGTTTGTGAGGAAAGTCGATCCCAGGAAAGATGCACACGCCACCCTACTAACCAAAAATGAGGAGAGTAATCTGTACAAAATTCAGT TCCATAATGTCAAGCCAGAGTGCCTGGATGCCTACAACAAGCTCTG tGAGGAGGTTTTGCCCTCCATCCACGCTGATAAGTACTACCCCTGTGAGCTGGTGGGCACCTGGAACACCTGGTATGGAGAACAAGACCAAGCTG TCCATCTGTGGCGCTACAGGGGTGGGTACCCGGCTCTAACGGAGGTGATGAACAAGCTCAAGCAGAACCAG GAGTTCACAGCCTACAGGAAGGAGCGTGGGAAGATGCTGATGTCTCGCAGAAACCAGCTCCTGCTGGAGTTCAGCTTCTGGAACGAGCCGGTTCCCCGAGAGGGGCCCAACATCTACGAGCTCAGGTCCTACCAGCTCAGG cCAGGAACCATGATCGAGTGGGGTAATTACTG GGCCAGAGCCATCAGATTCCGCCAGCACAACAGCGAAGCGGTGGGAGGCTTTTTCTCACAGATCGGCAACCTCTACATGGTCCATCACCTCTGGG CTTACAAAGACCTCCAGTCCAGAGAAGACACCCGGAATGGAGCCTGGCAGCAGGAGGGCTGGGACGAGGTGGTGTATTACACGG TTCCTCTCATTCAACATATGGATTCCAGGATCATGATCCCGACGAAGGCTTCCCCTCTGAAGTGA